The Dehalobacter sp. genome includes a window with the following:
- a CDS encoding substrate-binding domain-containing protein: MKSINLKKLLVLSIVSILLLTTFGCTQEPENKVIRMSTTTSVNDSGLMAYLQPEFEKATGYILEITSAGTGAAIEKGRMGDADILLVHSKSAEEEFIAEGFDEVRLPFMYNFFVIVGPADDPAGVAGSATAAEAFKKIADSGSHFISRGDESGTNNKENAIWKSIDVDPTGQEWYDSVGQGMGQTLTIADEKQAYTLSDKATFLAHEDNLSMLLEETDDMKNTYSMIIISAKRFAKSNVAGAQAFVDWIKTDQARKMIAEFGVAE, translated from the coding sequence ATGAAATCTATTAATCTGAAAAAACTTCTTGTCCTATCCATCGTCTCAATCCTTTTACTTACTACTTTCGGTTGTACACAAGAGCCTGAAAATAAGGTGATCCGAATGTCTACGACCACTTCTGTCAATGATTCTGGACTAATGGCATACCTGCAACCTGAATTCGAAAAAGCAACTGGTTATATACTCGAAATCACCTCTGCCGGAACCGGCGCGGCGATTGAAAAAGGTCGCATGGGTGATGCGGATATTCTGCTTGTACACTCAAAATCGGCTGAAGAAGAATTTATCGCTGAGGGATTTGATGAGGTCCGTTTACCCTTCATGTATAACTTCTTTGTCATTGTTGGACCTGCAGACGATCCTGCTGGGGTTGCTGGCTCTGCAACCGCTGCTGAAGCGTTCAAGAAAATTGCTGATTCCGGTTCACATTTCATATCCCGTGGTGACGAGAGTGGAACAAACAACAAGGAAAATGCGATTTGGAAATCAATCGATGTCGATCCAACCGGACAAGAATGGTACGACAGTGTTGGTCAGGGAATGGGACAGACACTGACTATCGCCGACGAAAAACAAGCTTACACGCTTTCAGACAAAGCCACCTTCCTTGCACACGAAGATAATTTATCAATGCTTCTGGAAGAAACCGATGATATGAAAAATACCTATTCTATGATCATTATTTCAGCAAAACGCTTTGCTAAATCGAACGTGGCTGGTGCCCAGGCTTTTGTTGACTGGATCAAAACCGACCAGGCTCGGAAAATGATTGCAGAATTCGGTGTTGCGGAA